Part of the Acidobacteriota bacterium genome is shown below.
GTGCCGGGCACCAGGTGCAAGTAGGCGTGCGGGTGGGGCGTCACCGCCGAGATGGCCGAAAGCTTCGGCCAGTTGAAGCAGTGGCGCAGAATCGGTGTCTGTCCGCGGGGGGACCAGGTGCGGCAAGCGGTGGGCAACAGAGAAAAACCGCTTTCGTCCACGAAAACCAGCGTAGCTTTCAGGTTTTGGGCTTTTTTTTCAAGCGTGGCCAGGTGTGCTGAACCCAGCGCTGGATGGCGACTTCGTCGCGTTCACGGGCACGGCCGGTGGGCTTCTGCCAACTCCAGCCGAACCGGTGCAGCAGGCGGCAGACATGATCCCGGTCATAGCGAATCCCGAAACGCTTGTAGAGCAGATCGGCGACGCGTTGCGTGGTCCACACCGCGGTCGAGAAACCCTGAGATTCGGCGCCCCGCGCCAACAGGCGCGGGAGCTGAGCCAGTTGCC
Proteins encoded:
- a CDS encoding winged helix-turn-helix domain-containing protein, with the protein product MAYLRLMRRDAGVFEARRLSALPRIERGESLSAIARQLGVSRQAVHQWALQYRRRGAAGLRRRARPGRPPKLARRQLAQLPRLLARGAESQGFSTAVWTTQRVADLLYKRFGIRYDRDHVCRLLHRFGWSWQKPTGRARERDEVAIQRWVQHTWPRLKKKPKT